The following DNA comes from Vannielia litorea.
CATTCGCGGCGAGACCATCGACCACCTGTACGATCCAGTCGGCGATCTGGCGGAACTCGGGCTCGCCGAAACCGCGCGTGGTGCCGGCCGGCGCGCCGAGGCGGATGCCGGAGGTCACGAAGGGCTTTTCGGGGTCAAACGGCACGCCGTTCTTGTTGCAGGTGATGTGGGCGCGGCCGAGGGCGGCCTCGGCGGCCTTGCCGGTCACGCCTTTGGGCCGCAGGTCGGCCAGCAGGAGGTGGTTGTCGGTGCCGCCGGAGACCACGTCGATCCCACCCTTCTGGAGCTGGTCGGCCATGGCTTGGGCGTTCTTCACCACCTGGGCAGCGTAGCTCTTGAACTCGGGGCGCAGAGCCTCGGCAAAGGCCACGGCCTTGGCGGCGATGACATGCATCAGCGGGCCGCCCTGAAGGCCGGGGAAGACGGCGGAGTTCACCTTCTTGGCGATGTCGGCATCGTTGGTCAGGATCATGCCGCCGCGCGGGCCACGGAGCGACTTGTGGGTCGTCGTGGTGCAGACGTGGGCATGGGGGATCGGCGAGGGATGCACGCCGCCCGCGACGAGGCCGGCGATGTGGGCCATGTCGACGTGGAGATAGGCGCCGACCTCATCGGCGATCTCGCGGAAGGCGGCCCAATCCCAGGTGCGGGAATAGGCGGTGCCGCCGGCGAGGATGAGCTTGGGCTTGTGCTCCAGCGCCTTGGCGCGGATGTCTTCCATGTCGAGCAG
Coding sequences within:
- the glyA gene encoding serine hydroxymethyltransferase, with the protein product MNAPHRDSGFFTEELASRDPEIAKAIGQELGRQRDEIELIASENIVSKAVLEAQGSVLTNKYAEGYPGKRYYGGCQYVDIAENLAIERAKELFGCEFANVQPNSGSQMNQAVFLALLKPGDTFMGLDLNSGGHLTHGSPVNMSGKWFNVVSYGVRQQDQLLDMEDIRAKALEHKPKLILAGGTAYSRTWDWAAFREIADEVGAYLHVDMAHIAGLVAGGVHPSPIPHAHVCTTTTHKSLRGPRGGMILTNDADIAKKVNSAVFPGLQGGPLMHVIAAKAVAFAEALRPEFKSYAAQVVKNAQAMADQLQKGGIDVVSGGTDNHLLLADLRPKGVTGKAAEAALGRAHITCNKNGVPFDPEKPFVTSGIRLGAPAGTTRGFGEPEFRQIADWIVQVVDGLAANGEDGNSEIEETVKAEVSALCARFPLYE